In Thermosynechococcus sichuanensis E542, a single genomic region encodes these proteins:
- the rplY gene encoding 50S ribosomal protein L25, producing MSRSLAIEGQLRPADAKPNALRREGKTPAVLYGPTIKSSISLVVDTHAAEFLVRDARPQKTPIQLSIPDLPWQGTVVLQEVQAHPAKDTLYHLSFLAKPEN from the coding sequence ATGTCTCGTTCCTTAGCTATTGAGGGGCAACTACGCCCTGCCGATGCCAAACCCAATGCCCTACGGCGGGAGGGCAAAACCCCTGCCGTCCTCTACGGCCCTACGATTAAGTCTTCCATCTCCTTGGTGGTGGATACCCATGCTGCCGAATTTTTAGTGCGGGATGCCCGTCCCCAGAAAACGCCGATTCAGCTTTCGATCCCCGATCTGCCGTGGCAGGGAACGGTGGTGCTCCAAGAGGTGCAAGCCCACCCCGCCAAGGATACCCTCTACCACCTCTCCTTTTTAGCTAAGCCTGAAAACTAG
- a CDS encoding adenylosuccinate synthase — protein MANVVVVGAQWGDEGKGKITDLLSKSADVVVRYQGGVNAGHTIVVKDQTLKLHLIPSGILYPDTQCIIGAGTVVDPKVLLEELEQLEQLGVSTENLLIAETAHVTMPYHRQLDIAAEERRGSRRIGTTGRGIGPTYADKSERTGIRMLDLLDAEQLAAKLEWAIAQKNLILEKLYGLAPLEPQPIIEEYCAYGERLRSHIVDGSLVLDDAIRRRRNILFEGAQGTLLDLDHGTYPYVTSSNPVAGGACVGAGIGPTMIDRVIGVAKAYTTRVGEGPFPTELLDEVGELLGDRGAEFGTTTGRRRRCGWFDAVIGRYAVRINGLDCLAITKLDVLDELPEIKVCVAYDIDGERCEHFPSNALKFARCRPIYETLPGWQQSTRHCRSLDDLPKAALNYLKFLAEIMSVPIAIVSLGAERSQTIIVEDPIHGPKRALLKDDGTQVHPVLS, from the coding sequence TTGGCAAACGTCGTCGTTGTTGGTGCCCAGTGGGGCGATGAAGGCAAGGGTAAAATCACCGATCTCCTGAGCAAGTCTGCCGATGTGGTAGTCCGCTATCAGGGCGGTGTCAATGCAGGTCACACGATTGTCGTCAAAGACCAGACCCTGAAATTGCACCTGATTCCCTCGGGAATTCTCTACCCCGATACCCAGTGCATCATTGGGGCAGGAACCGTTGTGGATCCTAAGGTGCTCCTTGAGGAACTGGAACAACTGGAACAGTTGGGAGTGAGCACGGAGAATCTGCTGATTGCAGAAACAGCCCATGTGACGATGCCCTACCATCGCCAGTTGGATATTGCGGCTGAGGAACGACGTGGCTCGCGGCGGATTGGTACCACGGGACGGGGCATTGGCCCCACCTATGCCGATAAGTCGGAGCGCACGGGAATCCGCATGCTGGATCTACTGGATGCTGAGCAGTTGGCCGCCAAGCTAGAGTGGGCGATCGCCCAAAAGAATTTGATCCTCGAAAAGCTCTACGGACTGGCTCCCCTCGAACCCCAGCCGATCATTGAAGAGTACTGTGCCTACGGTGAGCGCCTGCGATCGCACATTGTGGATGGTTCCCTCGTGTTGGACGATGCCATCCGCCGGCGGCGCAATATTCTCTTCGAAGGTGCCCAAGGTACCCTCTTAGACCTTGACCATGGCACATATCCCTACGTCACCTCCTCAAACCCTGTGGCCGGGGGTGCCTGTGTCGGAGCGGGGATTGGTCCGACCATGATTGACCGCGTCATTGGTGTTGCCAAAGCCTATACGACGCGGGTCGGCGAAGGGCCTTTTCCAACGGAACTACTCGACGAGGTAGGAGAACTTTTGGGCGATCGCGGTGCTGAATTTGGTACGACAACGGGACGGCGCCGCCGCTGTGGCTGGTTTGATGCCGTGATTGGCCGCTACGCTGTGCGCATCAATGGTCTCGATTGCTTGGCGATTACGAAGCTCGATGTCCTCGATGAGTTGCCAGAGATCAAAGTCTGTGTCGCCTACGATATTGACGGTGAGCGGTGCGAACACTTCCCCAGCAATGCCCTTAAATTTGCCCGCTGTCGTCCCATCTATGAAACCCTGCCGGGGTGGCAGCAATCCACCCGTCATTGCCGCTCCCTTGATGATCTGCCCAAGGCGGCATTGAACTATCTGAAGTTTTTGGCTGAAATTATGTCTGTGCCCATCGCCATTGTTTCGTTGGGAGCAGAGCGCAGCCAAACCATCATTGTTGAGGATCCGATCCATGGTCCCAAGCGGGCACTCCTCAAGGATGATGGCACCCAAGTCCATCCCGTTTTATCTTAA